Proteins from one Peromyscus eremicus chromosome 8a, PerEre_H2_v1, whole genome shotgun sequence genomic window:
- the LOC131916957 gene encoding immunity-related GTPase family M protein 2-like, producing MAMSTSKVAPLLTNMEEIVGSVEDKEFTCFSDAIPIHKHSSILSVEVVKNIETAVKDGKLGEVVSIVKDIIQEVSRSTVKIAVTGDSGNGMSSFINALRLTGHEEEDSAPTGVVRTTQKPACYFSSIFPNVDLWDLPGTGVTAQSMENYLEEMEFDKYDLIIIIASEQFSSNHVKLAKAMQRMRKSFYVVWTKLDRDLSTSAHSEPQLLRSIQESIQENLQKEGVKVPPIFLVSSVKPSSHDFPKLRDTLKKDIPSIKLEGLLGTLFQICENTINEKVESFNQNIDKDNLKGFGINNPGNQGECQKVFQEIFGVDERSLHQVSLIMNQPDAYSRDAKPSQNTKRDQQDGWTVSQLCRSRTQYFSTGVNSIRCCFDSRHRRCIQLKHVLNEVAKKTKNILWEILKDSIIPPQKG from the exons ATGGCAATGTCTACATCCAAG GTTGCTCCATTGCTCACCAACATGGAAGAGATAGTTGGGTCTGTCGAGGATAAAGAATTTACATGCTTCTCCGATGCTATACCCATTCACAAACACAGCAGTATTTTATCTGTGGAAGTTGTCAAGAATATTGAAACTGCTGTGAAAGATGGAAAGTTGGGAGAAGTGGTCTCCATAGTCAAAGATATCATTCAGGAAGTATCAAGGAGCACAGTGAAAATTGCCGTGACTGGGGACTCTGGCAATGGCATGTCATCCTTCATCAATGCCCTTAGGCTCACTGGACATGAGGAAGAGGATTCAGCTCCCACTGGGGTGGTGAGGACCACCCAGAAACCAGCCTGTTACTTCTCCTCCATTTTTCCCAATGTGGACCTGTGGGACCTGCCTGGCACAGGGGTCACAGCTCAGAGCATGGAGAACTACCTGGAGGAGATGGAGTTTGACAAATATGACCTTATCATTATCATCGCTTCTGAGCAGTTCAGTTCAAACCATGTGAAGCTGGCCAAAGCCATGCAGAGGATGAGAAAGAGTTTCTATGTTGTCTGGACAAAGCTGGACAGGGACCTCAGTACAAGTGCCCACTCAGAACCCCAGTTACTGCGGAGTATCCAGGAGAGTATTCAGGAGAACCTCCAGAAGGAGGGGGTGAAGGTGCCCCCCATATTCCTGGTATCTAGCGTTAAGCCTTCATCACATGACTTCCCGAAACTTAGAGACACACTGaaaaaagacatccccagcatcaAACTTGAGGGTCTCTTAGGAACCCTTTTCCAAATCTGTGAGAACACTATTAATGAGAAAGTAGAATCCTTTAATCAGAACATAGATAAGGATAATCTAAAAGGTTTTGGAATTAATAATCCAGGTAATCAGGGAGAGTGTCAGAAAGTCTTCCAAGAAATCTTTGGTGTGGATGAGAGATCTCTCCACCAGGTGTCTCTGATTATGAACCAGCCTGATGCTTATTCCAGGGATGCCAAGCCATCCCAGAATACAAAGAGAGACCAACAAGATGGCTGGACTGTGTCTCAGCTGTGTCGTTCCAGAACCCAATATTTCTCTACAGGAGTTAACTCCATCCGTTGCTGTTTTGACTCTCGCCATCGTAGATGCATTCAACTGAAACATGTGCTTAATGAAGTTGCAAAGAAAACCAAGAATATTCTGTGGGAAATCCTGAAAGATTCCATTATCCCTCCTCAGAAGGGCTAG
- the Pgbd2 gene encoding LOW QUALITY PROTEIN: piggyBac transposable element-derived protein 2 (The sequence of the model RefSeq protein was modified relative to this genomic sequence to represent the inferred CDS: inserted 1 base in 1 codon) encodes MASDSRRKVVRFVDALQEHGSLPYHIVFDKVFTSVKLMSILRTKGVKATGTVFEYRTERCPLKDPKERRKKRKGSFDSKVDESEEIIVCRWRTSRVVNICFNAVGIEPVRQTSRHPGAAKAGAQVHQPSLGKLYQKKAREVDQMDQNIAEDKVKIRGMKWDFSSYIIDTALNNTWWQLHRVXTRRVETKSRFDMIGHWIVHQDKRTQCALCHSQTNTSCEKCQKGVRAKCFREYHIP; translated from the exons ATGGCTTCAGACTCACG GAGGAAAGTGGTCAGATTTGTGGACGCCCTTCAGGAGCACGGCTCCCTGCCATACCACATAGTCTTTGATAAGGTCTTTACAAGCGTCAAACTGATGTCCATTTTGAGGACAAAAGGGGTGAAGGCCACAGGAACTGTTTTTGAGTACAGAACCGAGCGTTGCCCCCTCAAGGATCCCAAAGAacggaggaaaaagagaaagggctCGTTTGACTCCAAGGTGGACGAGAGCGAGGAGATCATTGTGTGCCGCTGGCGCACCAGCCGCGTGGTGAATATCTGCTTCAATGCCGTGGGCATAGAGCCAGTGAGGCAGACCAGCCGCCACCCGGGAGCAGCCAAAGCTGGGGCACAGGTCCACCAGCCATCCCTGGGAAAGCTCTATCAGAAGAAGGCCAGAGAGGTTGACCAGATGGACCAGAACATCGCCGAGGACAAGGTGAAGATCCGCGGCATGAAGTGGGACTTCTCCAGCTACATCATCGACACGGCCCTCAACAATACATGGTGGCAGCTGCACCGGG TGACCCGGCGGGTGGAAACCAAGAGCCGCTTCGATATGATTGGACATTGGATTGTCCATCAGGACAAGAGGACCCAGTGTGCCCTCTGCCACTCACAGACCAACACCAGCTGTGAGAAGTGCCAGAAGGGTGTCCGTGCCAAGTGCTTCCGGGAGTACCACATTCCGTGA